One Triticum dicoccoides isolate Atlit2015 ecotype Zavitan chromosome 5B, WEW_v2.0, whole genome shotgun sequence genomic window carries:
- the LOC119310220 gene encoding uncharacterized protein LOC119310220 isoform X1, with amino-acid sequence MNGRARRPAAAHGAKAAPKGDRMMMQKDQRKAMPAKGPTANAAARGVANRVHSRRERKLALQQDVDKLKKKLRHEENVHRALERAFTRPLGALPRLPPYLPSQTLALLAEVAVLEEEVVRLEEQVVNFRQGIYQEAIIFSSAKNAHFPAGEGCVPAQPMPSSPTPNAELSPTVRPSPNGKQTQTPRKPIPAQANQDEHSGGSGAGKENLSCSNTSTARNCRVSPSQKVAAKSRAPPAAAPEKRRAAPQQAIGTAPDRKRVADAAGNDSEKAAAPDGSSAPNRLSEELLSCLLTIFSQMGSSPAAAGAGQDEEQQPLSPSVSGSSSSEDAYPQDPYGILELGGRGVGPYRRLRVVDAASFDRDALAGNTLLARRLRALLRKLSSVDLGGLSHQQKLAFWINIYNSCMMNAFLEQGIPTTPHMLVAMMPKATVDVGGRTHSAMSIEHFILRLPYSVKHQVSPEGEGTKGGDEAARAGAYGLEWPEPLVTFALSCGSWSSPAVRVYTAARVEEELEGAKRDYLQAAVGVSAPASLAIPKLLHWYLLDFAKDVESLMDWVCLQLPTELQQGAMRAVAAADARRSIQVLPYEFRFRYLLAA; translated from the exons ATGAATGGCCGGGCTcggaggccggcggcggcgcacGGCGCGAAGGCCGCCCCGAAGGGCGACAGG ATGATGATGCAGAAGGACCAGAGGAAGGCCATGCCGGCCAAGGGGCCGACCGCCAACGCGGCGGCGAGAGGCGTGGCGAACAGAGTCCACTCGAGGCGGGAGCGGAAGCTCGCGCTGCAGCAGGAT GTGGACAAGCTGAAGAAGAAGCTGCGGCACGAGGAGAACGTCCACCGAGCTCTGGAGCGGGCCTTCACCAGGCCGCTCGGCGCGCTGCCCCGCCTGCCCCCGTACCTGCCGTCCCAG ACGCTGGCTCTTCTCGCGGAGGTGGCGGtgctggaggaggaggtggtgcggctggaggagcAGGTGGTCAATTTCCGGCAAGGCATCTACCAGGAGGCCATCATCTTCTCCTCCGCCAAGAACGCGCACTTTCCCGCCGGCGAGGGATGCGTGCCGGCGCAGCCCATGCCGTCGAGCCCAACCCCAAATGCAGAGCTCTCTCCAACTGTTCGTCCGTCGCCGAACGGCAAGCAAACGCAAACACCAAGAAAGCCGATCCCCGCTCAGGCGAACCAGGACGAGCACTCCGGCGGCTCCGGGGCTGGAAAGGAGAACCTGTCGTGCAGCAACACCTCGACGGCCAGAAACTGCCGCGTCTCGCCGTCGCAGAAGGTCGCCGCCAAATCCAgggcgccgccggcggcggcgccagaGAAACGCAGGGCTGCTCCTCAG CAGGCGATCGGTACGGCGCCTGACCGCAAAAGGGTCGCAGACGCTGCCGGCAATGATTCAGAGAAGGCGGCGGCCCCAGACGGGTCGAGCGCGCCCAACAGGCTGTCGGAGGAGCTGCTGAGCTGCCTGCTGACCATCTTCTCGCAGATGGGCTCCTCGCCGGCGGCGGCCGGCGCCGGCCAGGACGAGGAGCAGCAGCCATTGTCCCCGTCGGTGTCCGGGTCGTCGTCGTCGGAGGACGCGTACCCGCAGGACCCCTACGGCATCCTGGAGCTGGGCGGCCGGGGCGTCGGCCCCTACAGGCGGCTGCGCGTGGTCGACGCGGCGTCCTTCGACCGCGATGCGCTGGCCGGCAACACGCTCCTCGCCCGGAGACTGAG GGCGTTGCTCCGGAAGCTGTCCTCGGTTGACCTGGGGGGGCTCTCGCACCAGCAGAAGCTGGCCTTCTGGATCAACATCTACAACTCGTGCATGATGAAT GCATTCCTGGAGCAAGGGATACCTACCACGCCCCATATGCTCGTGGCAATGATGCCAAAG GCGACGGTAGATGTGGGCGGGCGCACGCACAGCGCCATGTCCATCGAGCACTTCATCCTGCGCCTGCCCTACAGCGTCAAGCAT CAGGTGAGCCCTGAGGGCGAAGGAACGAAGGGTGGCGACGAGGCGGCGCGCGCTGGCGCCTACGGACTGGAGTGGCCGGAGCCGCTCGTCACCTTCGCGCTCTCCTGCGGGAGCTGGTCCTCCCCCGCC GTGAGGGTGTACACggcggcgcgggtggaggaggagcTGGAGGGCGCCAAGCGGGACTACCTGCAGGCGGCCGTGGGGGTGTCCGCGCCGGCGAGCCTCGCCATCCCCAAGCTGCTGCACTGGTACCTCCTCGACTTCGCCAAGGACGTGGAGTCGCTCATGGACTGGGTGTGCCTGCAGCTGCCGACCGAGCTGCAGCAGGGCGCCATGCGCGCCGTTGCCGCCGCCGACGCGCGCCGCAGCATCCAGGTCCTCCCCTACGAGTTCCGGTTCAGGTACCTCCTCGCCGCGTGA
- the LOC119310220 gene encoding uncharacterized protein LOC119310220 isoform X3, producing the protein MNGRARRPAAAHGAKAAPKGDRMMMQKDQRKAMPAKGPTANAAARGVANRVHSRRERKLALQQDVDKLKKKLRHEENVHRALERAFTRPLGALPRLPPYLPSQTLALLAEVAVLEEEVVRLEEQVVNFRQGIYQEAIIFSSAKNAHFPAGEGCVPAQPMPSSPTPNAELSPTVRPSPNGKQTQTPRKPIPAQANQDEHSGGSGAGKENLSCSNTSTARNCRVSPSQKVAAKSRAPPAAAPEKRRAAPQQAIGTAPDRKRVADAAGNDSEKAAAPDGSSAPNRLSEELLSCLLTIFSQMGSSPAAAGAGQDEEQQPLSPSVSGSSSSEDAYPQDPYGILELGGRGVGPYRRLRVVDAASFDRDALAGNTLLARRLRALLRKLSSVDLGGLSHQQKLAFWINIYNSCMMNAFLEQGIPTTPHMLVAMMPKATVDVGGRTHSAMSIEHFILRLPYSVKHVSPEGEGTKGGDEAARAGAYGLEWPEPLVTFALSCGSWSSPAVRVYTAARVEEELEGAKRDYLQAAVGVSAPASLAIPKLLHWYLLDFAKDVESLMDWVCLQLPTELQQGAMRAVAAADARRSIQVLPYEFRFRYLLAA; encoded by the exons ATGAATGGCCGGGCTcggaggccggcggcggcgcacGGCGCGAAGGCCGCCCCGAAGGGCGACAGG ATGATGATGCAGAAGGACCAGAGGAAGGCCATGCCGGCCAAGGGGCCGACCGCCAACGCGGCGGCGAGAGGCGTGGCGAACAGAGTCCACTCGAGGCGGGAGCGGAAGCTCGCGCTGCAGCAGGAT GTGGACAAGCTGAAGAAGAAGCTGCGGCACGAGGAGAACGTCCACCGAGCTCTGGAGCGGGCCTTCACCAGGCCGCTCGGCGCGCTGCCCCGCCTGCCCCCGTACCTGCCGTCCCAG ACGCTGGCTCTTCTCGCGGAGGTGGCGGtgctggaggaggaggtggtgcggctggaggagcAGGTGGTCAATTTCCGGCAAGGCATCTACCAGGAGGCCATCATCTTCTCCTCCGCCAAGAACGCGCACTTTCCCGCCGGCGAGGGATGCGTGCCGGCGCAGCCCATGCCGTCGAGCCCAACCCCAAATGCAGAGCTCTCTCCAACTGTTCGTCCGTCGCCGAACGGCAAGCAAACGCAAACACCAAGAAAGCCGATCCCCGCTCAGGCGAACCAGGACGAGCACTCCGGCGGCTCCGGGGCTGGAAAGGAGAACCTGTCGTGCAGCAACACCTCGACGGCCAGAAACTGCCGCGTCTCGCCGTCGCAGAAGGTCGCCGCCAAATCCAgggcgccgccggcggcggcgccagaGAAACGCAGGGCTGCTCCTCAG CAGGCGATCGGTACGGCGCCTGACCGCAAAAGGGTCGCAGACGCTGCCGGCAATGATTCAGAGAAGGCGGCGGCCCCAGACGGGTCGAGCGCGCCCAACAGGCTGTCGGAGGAGCTGCTGAGCTGCCTGCTGACCATCTTCTCGCAGATGGGCTCCTCGCCGGCGGCGGCCGGCGCCGGCCAGGACGAGGAGCAGCAGCCATTGTCCCCGTCGGTGTCCGGGTCGTCGTCGTCGGAGGACGCGTACCCGCAGGACCCCTACGGCATCCTGGAGCTGGGCGGCCGGGGCGTCGGCCCCTACAGGCGGCTGCGCGTGGTCGACGCGGCGTCCTTCGACCGCGATGCGCTGGCCGGCAACACGCTCCTCGCCCGGAGACTGAG GGCGTTGCTCCGGAAGCTGTCCTCGGTTGACCTGGGGGGGCTCTCGCACCAGCAGAAGCTGGCCTTCTGGATCAACATCTACAACTCGTGCATGATGAAT GCATTCCTGGAGCAAGGGATACCTACCACGCCCCATATGCTCGTGGCAATGATGCCAAAG GCGACGGTAGATGTGGGCGGGCGCACGCACAGCGCCATGTCCATCGAGCACTTCATCCTGCGCCTGCCCTACAGCGTCAAGCAT GTGAGCCCTGAGGGCGAAGGAACGAAGGGTGGCGACGAGGCGGCGCGCGCTGGCGCCTACGGACTGGAGTGGCCGGAGCCGCTCGTCACCTTCGCGCTCTCCTGCGGGAGCTGGTCCTCCCCCGCC GTGAGGGTGTACACggcggcgcgggtggaggaggagcTGGAGGGCGCCAAGCGGGACTACCTGCAGGCGGCCGTGGGGGTGTCCGCGCCGGCGAGCCTCGCCATCCCCAAGCTGCTGCACTGGTACCTCCTCGACTTCGCCAAGGACGTGGAGTCGCTCATGGACTGGGTGTGCCTGCAGCTGCCGACCGAGCTGCAGCAGGGCGCCATGCGCGCCGTTGCCGCCGCCGACGCGCGCCGCAGCATCCAGGTCCTCCCCTACGAGTTCCGGTTCAGGTACCTCCTCGCCGCGTGA
- the LOC119310220 gene encoding uncharacterized protein LOC119310220 isoform X2, whose translation MNGRARRPAAAHGAKAAPKGDRMMMQKDQRKAMPAKGPTANAAARGVANRVHSRRERKLALQQDVDKLKKKLRHEENVHRALERAFTRPLGALPRLPPYLPSQTLALLAEVAVLEEEVVRLEEQVVNFRQGIYQEAIIFSSAKNAHFPAGEGCVPAQPMPSSPTPNAELSPTVRPSPNGKQTQTPRKPIPAQANQDEHSGGSGAGKENLSCSNTSTARNCRVSPSQKVAAKSRAPPAAAPEKRRAAPQAIGTAPDRKRVADAAGNDSEKAAAPDGSSAPNRLSEELLSCLLTIFSQMGSSPAAAGAGQDEEQQPLSPSVSGSSSSEDAYPQDPYGILELGGRGVGPYRRLRVVDAASFDRDALAGNTLLARRLRALLRKLSSVDLGGLSHQQKLAFWINIYNSCMMNAFLEQGIPTTPHMLVAMMPKATVDVGGRTHSAMSIEHFILRLPYSVKHQVSPEGEGTKGGDEAARAGAYGLEWPEPLVTFALSCGSWSSPAVRVYTAARVEEELEGAKRDYLQAAVGVSAPASLAIPKLLHWYLLDFAKDVESLMDWVCLQLPTELQQGAMRAVAAADARRSIQVLPYEFRFRYLLAA comes from the exons ATGAATGGCCGGGCTcggaggccggcggcggcgcacGGCGCGAAGGCCGCCCCGAAGGGCGACAGG ATGATGATGCAGAAGGACCAGAGGAAGGCCATGCCGGCCAAGGGGCCGACCGCCAACGCGGCGGCGAGAGGCGTGGCGAACAGAGTCCACTCGAGGCGGGAGCGGAAGCTCGCGCTGCAGCAGGAT GTGGACAAGCTGAAGAAGAAGCTGCGGCACGAGGAGAACGTCCACCGAGCTCTGGAGCGGGCCTTCACCAGGCCGCTCGGCGCGCTGCCCCGCCTGCCCCCGTACCTGCCGTCCCAG ACGCTGGCTCTTCTCGCGGAGGTGGCGGtgctggaggaggaggtggtgcggctggaggagcAGGTGGTCAATTTCCGGCAAGGCATCTACCAGGAGGCCATCATCTTCTCCTCCGCCAAGAACGCGCACTTTCCCGCCGGCGAGGGATGCGTGCCGGCGCAGCCCATGCCGTCGAGCCCAACCCCAAATGCAGAGCTCTCTCCAACTGTTCGTCCGTCGCCGAACGGCAAGCAAACGCAAACACCAAGAAAGCCGATCCCCGCTCAGGCGAACCAGGACGAGCACTCCGGCGGCTCCGGGGCTGGAAAGGAGAACCTGTCGTGCAGCAACACCTCGACGGCCAGAAACTGCCGCGTCTCGCCGTCGCAGAAGGTCGCCGCCAAATCCAgggcgccgccggcggcggcgccagaGAAACGCAGGGCTGCTCCTCAG GCGATCGGTACGGCGCCTGACCGCAAAAGGGTCGCAGACGCTGCCGGCAATGATTCAGAGAAGGCGGCGGCCCCAGACGGGTCGAGCGCGCCCAACAGGCTGTCGGAGGAGCTGCTGAGCTGCCTGCTGACCATCTTCTCGCAGATGGGCTCCTCGCCGGCGGCGGCCGGCGCCGGCCAGGACGAGGAGCAGCAGCCATTGTCCCCGTCGGTGTCCGGGTCGTCGTCGTCGGAGGACGCGTACCCGCAGGACCCCTACGGCATCCTGGAGCTGGGCGGCCGGGGCGTCGGCCCCTACAGGCGGCTGCGCGTGGTCGACGCGGCGTCCTTCGACCGCGATGCGCTGGCCGGCAACACGCTCCTCGCCCGGAGACTGAG GGCGTTGCTCCGGAAGCTGTCCTCGGTTGACCTGGGGGGGCTCTCGCACCAGCAGAAGCTGGCCTTCTGGATCAACATCTACAACTCGTGCATGATGAAT GCATTCCTGGAGCAAGGGATACCTACCACGCCCCATATGCTCGTGGCAATGATGCCAAAG GCGACGGTAGATGTGGGCGGGCGCACGCACAGCGCCATGTCCATCGAGCACTTCATCCTGCGCCTGCCCTACAGCGTCAAGCAT CAGGTGAGCCCTGAGGGCGAAGGAACGAAGGGTGGCGACGAGGCGGCGCGCGCTGGCGCCTACGGACTGGAGTGGCCGGAGCCGCTCGTCACCTTCGCGCTCTCCTGCGGGAGCTGGTCCTCCCCCGCC GTGAGGGTGTACACggcggcgcgggtggaggaggagcTGGAGGGCGCCAAGCGGGACTACCTGCAGGCGGCCGTGGGGGTGTCCGCGCCGGCGAGCCTCGCCATCCCCAAGCTGCTGCACTGGTACCTCCTCGACTTCGCCAAGGACGTGGAGTCGCTCATGGACTGGGTGTGCCTGCAGCTGCCGACCGAGCTGCAGCAGGGCGCCATGCGCGCCGTTGCCGCCGCCGACGCGCGCCGCAGCATCCAGGTCCTCCCCTACGAGTTCCGGTTCAGGTACCTCCTCGCCGCGTGA